From one Solea solea chromosome 15, fSolSol10.1, whole genome shotgun sequence genomic stretch:
- the unc5b gene encoding netrin receptor UNC5B isoform X2 — MHSVRMQRDQGLGPLVLLLLFGGYVVSGTESSDYSDAEVLPDSFPSAPAEPLPEFLMEPEDAFIVKNRPVQLRCRASPATQIYFKCNGEWVNQNDHIPKESLDQVTGLVVREVDISVSRTQVEELFGLEDYWCQCVAWSSAGTTKSNRAYVRIAYLRKNFEQEPLGREVRLEQEVLLQCRPPEGMPVAEVDWLKNEDVIDPSQDPNFLITIDHDLIIKQARLSDTANYTCVARNVVAKRRSSTATLIVYVSGGWSSWTEWSECNAQCGRGWQRRTRSCTNPTPLNGGAFCEGQPFQRVTCTTLCPVDGGWTEWAKWSACGTECTHWRSRECQAPPPRNGGKHCSGSMMESKNCTEGLCARTLAPGMGVAVYAGLVVALLLCVILALCVGGLAYRRRRRHLHGDITDSSSALTNAFHPGNYKPPRQDHPHPLHPSVPPDLTATAGAFRGPRFSLQHGVNDSPHKIPMTTSPLLDPLPSLKIKVYNSSTLSSVELPVDMSLGDGEILSLKSVGTVGREREYHSHTLSREPGLSTSATLGSLGGRLTIPNTGVSLLVPPGTIPQGKFYEMYLIINKWEKTTLPSEGSQTVLSPVVSCGPSGMLLNRPVVLTLPHCAQLDTPTPDWTITLKTQTHQGSWEEVLTVGEETLSSPCYLQLEEECCHVLMEQLGTYGLVGQSCPPQPACKRLQLALFAPRAPCLSLDFSLRIYCIHDTPHALKEVLDLERSLGGVLLEDPKPLLFKDSYHNLRLSIHDIPHTHWRSKLLAKYQEIPFYHIWSGSQRPLHCTFSLERGSLAVSQLTCKICVRQVEGEGQIFQLHTDIQETLPPHSPLPSGGACLPSSQVGPYAFRLPDSIRQKICASLDAPSARGCDWRLLARSLGFDRSDQPHMFRCERQPGQADVVMRRYLNYFATKPSPTGVLLDLWEACHQGDADLVSLATALEEMGKSEVLVVMTTDGDC, encoded by the exons AGAGCAGCGACTACAGCGACGCTGAGGTCCTCCCAGACTCCTTCCCGTCTGCACCGGCAGAACCTCTGCCAGAATTCCTGATGGAGCCAGAGGACGCTTTCATTGTAAAGAACAGGCCAGTGCAGCTACGGTGCCGAGCGTCGCCAGCCACACAGATCTACTTCAAGTGCAACGGCGAGTGGGTGAATCAGAACGATCACATCCCCAAAGAAAGCCTGGACCAGGTCACAG GTCTGGTGGTGAGGGAAGTGGACATTTCAGTGTCGAGGACCCAGGTGGAGGAGCTGTTTGGTCTGGAGGACTATTGGTGCCAGTGTGTAGCCTGGAGCTCGGCTGGCACCACCAAGAGCAACCGCGCCTACGTTCGCATTGCAT ACCTGCGGAAGAACTTTGAGCAGGAGCCACTGGGGCGGGAGGTGCGACTCGAGCAGGAGGTGCTGTTGCAGTGTCGCCCCCCAGAGGGCATGCCTGTCGCTGAG GTGGACTGGTTGAAAAACGAGGATGTCATTGATCCGTCGCAGGACCCCAACTTCCTGATCACCATCGATCACGATCTGATCATAAAACAGGCCAGACTTTCAGACACCGCGAACTACACCTGTGTAGCTCGCAACGTGGTGGCAAAGAGACGCAGCAGCACCGCCACGCTCATTGTTTACG tgagtGGAGGTTGGTCGTCTTGGACTGAATGGTCAGAGTGTAACGCACAGTGTGGGCGTGGCTGGCAGCGACGCACACGCAGCTGCACTAATCCTACTCCTCTGAACGGAGGAGCCTTCTGTGAGGGTCAACCTTTCCAGAGAGTGACCTGCACCACACTGTGTCCAG TGGATGGAGGCTGGACAGAGTGGGCAAAGTGGTCCGCCTGTGGGACCGAGTGCACCCATTGGCGCAGTCGCGAGTGTCAAGCTCCCCCTCCCAGGAACGGAGGAAAGCACTGCAGCGGCAGCATGATGGAGAGCAAAAACTGCACTGAGGGGCTGTGTGCACGTA CGCTGGCTCCAGGTATGGGCGTGGCAGTGTACGCGGGTCTGGTGGTGGCGCTCCTGCTGTGTGTGATCCTGGCTCTGTGCGTGGGAGGGCTTGCATATCGCCGCAGACGCCGCCATCTGCATGGTGATATCACCGATTCTTCGTCCGCTCTGACCAATGCGTTCCACCCTGGCAACTACAAGCCACCGAGACAGG ATCACCCTCACCCGCTGCATCCCTCAGTTCCCCCGGATCTGACAGCCACAGCAGGAGCTTTCCGCGGGCCGCGCTTCTCTCTGCAGCACGGGGTCAACGACAGCCCCCACAAAATCCCCATGACCACCTCTCCGCTGCTGGACCCTTTGCCCAGTCTCAAAATCAAGGTGTATAACTCCTCCACTCTTTCCTCCGTGGAGCTTCCTGTGGACATGAGCTTAGGTGATGGGGAGATCCTCAGCCTCAAGTCGGTGGGAACCGTGGGCAGAGAGCGCGAGTACCACAGTCACACCCTGTCCAGAGAGCCAGGGCTGAGCACCAGCGCCACCTTGGGTAGCCTGGGAGGACGCCTCACCATCCCGAACACAG GTGTGAGCCTGCTGGTCCCTCCTGGCACAATCCCCCAGGGGAAGTTTTATGAGATGTACCTCATTATCAACAAGTGGGAAAAAACAAC gCTACCCTCTGAAGGCAGTCAGACAGTATTAAGTCCCGTGGTCAGCTGCGGTCCATCTGGTATGCTACTGAATCGTCCCGTGGTCCTAACGTTGCCCCACTGTGCCCAGCTAGACACACCCACACCTGACTGGACCATCACACTCAAGACTCAGACGCACCAGGGGTCGTGGGAG GAGGTGCTGACAGTGGGTGAAGAGACTTTGTCGTCGCCGTGCTAcctgcagctggaggaggagtgCTGTCATGTTCTCATGGAACAGTTGGGAACGTATGGCCTGGTGGGCCAGTCCTGTCCACCGCAGCCCGCCTGCAAACGCCTGCAGCTGGCTCTGTTTGCCCCGCGAGCGCCATGCCTTTCCCTCGACTTCAGCCTCCGGATCTACTGCATCCATGACACACCACATGCCCTCAAG GAGGTGCTAGATTTGGAACGGAGTCTGGGTGGAGTTTTGCTGGAGGATCCTAAGCCGCTGCTCTTTAAAGACAGCTACCACAACCTGCGTCTGTCCATCCACGATATCCCTCACACTCACTGGAGAAGCAAACTGCTGGCCAAATACCAG GAGATCCCGTTCTATCACATTTGGAGCGGCAGTCAGAGACCTCTGCATTGCACCTTCAGCCTGGAGAGAGGCAGCCTGGCTGTGTCGCAGCTCACCTGTAAGATCTGCGTGCGACAGGTGGAAGGGGAGGGACAGATATTCCAGCTTCATACAGACATCCAGGAG ACGTTACCACCTCACTCGCCACTCCCCTCAGGAGGCGCCTGCCTGCCTTCCTCCCAAGTGGGACCCTATGCCTTTCGCTTGCCTGATTCCATCCGCCAGAAGATCTGTGCCAGTTTGGATGCACCCAGCGCGCGCGGGTGTGACTGGAGACTACTGGCACGTAGTCTGGGCTTTGACAGGTCAGATCAGCCTCACATGTTTAGGTGTGAAAGGCAGCCTGGTCAGGCTGACGTTGTGATGCGGAG GTACCTAAACTACTTTGCAACAAAGCCCAGCCCCACAGGTGTTCTACTGGACTTATGGGAAGCTTGTCACCAAGGTGACGCGGACCTGGTCTCTCTGGCGACTGCACTGGAAGAGATGGGCAAAAGTGAAGTGCTAGTTGTCATGACAACGGACGGAGATTGTTGA